The following is a genomic window from Labeo rohita strain BAU-BD-2019 chromosome 11, IGBB_LRoh.1.0, whole genome shotgun sequence.
aCAGTGATACTTCATGCATTTCAGTTTGACAGTATTTGACAGCATCAGTAATTCAGTAAACGCATTTCCAAGAAAATCATGTGATCAACACTCTTATACAAACTCTTAAATGTTCAAGTTGGAATTTGAGAACACTACTATTGGATCCATATACCTCAAGATGAATTGCTGTTTTGACAGCACATTCAATTGTCACCTTTACACAATGCAAAAATCACacgcattgaaaaaaaaaaaaccccaatgCATGTGGAATctcacaaaatcacaaaaagtTAACACGCTGAACTAAACGCAAAACTGAGCTTGACATGTCTATGTTTGGAACCAAAATCGTGTGGGAATGTTTAGTCTCTAAAAATATAACTccttttatttatgaaacaaacCTTGAAATGGTACAACGATGAAGCGGTCAGGAGTGTCGCCATGTCATAAAATACCATGTTTTGTAGTTTCTAAAGCCTAAGAAAATCAAAGTGCATCTCTTACTTTATGCTGGTTTTTGGCAGAATCATACACACAAAATCCGTCACTTATTCCAGAATTTACATCTGAAATCAATACCCAGTATAGTCCTAGTATAGTAATCAAAGAAAGacacaagaaaagaaaaatataatgaaagaaAGCATTGAAATAAAACCGAATATCTATCCTTATTTGACTGTACACctaaaacaattacaaattcAGATTGTCCAAACTATATAATAGTCCCATAAATTAGCAAACAACTTTCAGGCCTTTCAGTGTTGGTAAATTGGAAATGAGGGGCAGTCTTTTGTCAGCATTCATTATTAACACATCATCTTAGACAAGAGTTTCAAACCCCTCAAAATGATGCATAAGTAACTTTGGCACAAAACACAGTTTTGACCTTCTGCCAACTTTGTTTCcacaacaaaacaatttatGACCTTCTGAAAATATTCCAAGAAGATCTATTTGGTCATATCAGTCCAAAACATATCTAAGTTTAAACCTACACATTCCATCTTGGAAAAGCATCCTGGGATGACCAAAATCATTCCTTTTGAAATATGGGATCAGACACCCCAGACACCCCCAGAGATTCATCTGTTGAAAGAAGCAGGAAAGAAAAGCTGTTAAAAAGCAGGTCAGACAAGATGCTATCTGAGGTATAGATTTCCAGCATCACAGTCTAAAGTCTGAAGCTGAGCAGAGAGTGAGCGTTACTTATGTCAATATTTGAAAGATCTGGAAGAATGTGTTTGACTACCTTCTCAAAGATTTGGCTTCGTAAACAGTGGTATCATCCTCATCGCTTTCAAGGTGGGCCATTTCCATTGTGTCGTCATAGTTTGACAGGAGCCCGTATTTCTTTCTCTGAATGCCTGTTTTCTTCAGACTGAAATGAAAGCACAAATGAGAGACATTAAACACTTGAAGAAATCTGTGTGATTTCTTTTTCTACAAAACGCAAAACAAAATGAGGCTACAAAGCttctaaaatttcaaaaaagcaccataaaagtagttGACATAACTACTTCATTTAGAAGTTTTACTGGATTTACCAGTGAATGATGACTTAAAGGTCAGCCTATAATGTAAATACATTGTTATGATTGTTATTTACATTCTCTTTTTCCCAGAAATGTCTTGGCTGGAAATTTTCTAAATTCCCAAAAATGTCCAGCTTTTGGCTTTTTCCTATTGTTTTCATACTTGCTGAGGGTAAAGACTGAAAAGTAGTTTCCAATAGTGTGCAGgcactagggatgtcacaattctcaatataatatcgaaccgttcggtacgacatccacgattcaatacgcgcttgtgaattacactttttcagttttgcatttaaataacttccttgttttatttctctctgaatttgctgtgtgtgcccgtgatttcacgtgttgaaatgaggaaacgcttccctgcttatatttgaaaaagcaacacacgcagagcatcttccattataATGACATTCAATGATAagctttctaaacctgttgtccaacaagagttataaaaacaaaagttttaaaaaacataacttgtttttaattcacaacatcagttgTGTGTTTGAAATACCTttcttatgtgatctgatgtggatttttatcacagaatgaggcagacaataaattctatgctcatattctatgtatgtcgattagcaatggcttatgaaaatacacaagatggcttgtataacacagataaaccatatattattgcagacgagtgtttattgtccttacatctcattcaaaacatttaacgttgtatcttatttttattcagttacagcaatgcctttatccatattagagaagctggaacggaacgtCATTAGTGATACTTcgacgcatatgtggattttctggaCGAGGGtgccctctggcgtccagtatgaatgaaacacattatattttgcgtaaaaataaaaaaaataacacctAAATTAAGCagaattaagtaaaattaagcagacatatactaaaccacgctttttccagtgtacagaggtttacgggagtattttgttaatttgttgcaaaaaaaaaacaaacacactgaagtggcaagatatcacAACCGAActgaaaaccgtggttaaaaaccgaggtatgtattgaaccatggactaactgtattgttgcatccctagcaGGCACTGCACACAATCGACCAATCATGGCGTGCAAAAAAAGGCGGATCTACAGAGATCGGTCAAAGCAGCGCAAATACGCATACATATAATGTATGTAAAGAGCACGTCAAGAGCACGTCAATaggaaaacaaagccaaaacctggacattttaggcaatttagaaatttCAGCCAGAACATGTATGGTAAATCAAAGACGTATGGGGGTGGCGATCAatcaataatgataattatcacaatataaTTTTCCTTGACAAAACGATAACAAGAAtttgataaatgttcgatataatgtttatgtgccaaaagcacAACGAAAGAGTGCTAGTAATATAAATTGATAATTGTTGCGCTAGAATTTTCTTCAATAAAACGATAACAAgagtttaataaatgttcaataaaaatattttttgcaccgAAAGAACGCTAGTCATTTAAAATCGATAAGGATAATTATCGCGATAtaattttccttgataaaacaataacacaagttcgataaatgttccaTTTTCCTCAATATAACAAGAGtttgatataatgtttatgtgcTAAAAGCAAAATGAAAGAGCGCTAGTCATTTAAATCAATAGTGATAACACAAGTTAGATTaatgttcgatataatgtttatgcacCAAAAGCGGAACAAAAGAGCACTAGTCATTTAAACTGATAGCAATAATTATTGCgattttccttgataaaacaaTAACgagagttcgataaatgttcgatatagGCTAATCTTTATGTGCCAAAAATGGAACAAAAGAGCACTAGTCATTTGAACTGCGACACACGGACTGTTTATCCACTCGGCTCAAAGTTCAAATGGCAAACTCAACCTACTATCAAATGCGAATTTCTAAGAGCTTATATATAAGCACAACGGGAGCGTTTGAAAGCGACGTGTGTCAGCGGAGCCCTAATACATCTTCACATAGACGGATCCGCTGtagtgatgggtcattcttgaacggttcgttcattttgaacgaatctttaatgtgactcgggacgaacaagtcgtctcggggagtgattcgttcagtcgcgcatgcgcaacttcctattaggttctgtactggaattagttcagctgtttcgagtcttcgggtttttagaGTCGTTTGTTCACCTtatagggctgtcacgtgatgaacgaacgactcaaacccgaaaacttgtcagataagaggcgaggtgagcgactcatagactaaagacccaggtaaacaatgaattaatattttctgtttcttatagcattatagttttgttttgttttaagtgtgtttgtgtaaacagtagatgtgttagggaggtaacaggtaacattttaattatattttgctaaaatgaacgaaatgactcaaaaaaagattcgttcattttgctgaacgagactcaaaggtccgagtcggtaaaatgatccgaacttcccatcactaatcCGCTGACAGACGCGGCTTTCAAACGCTCCCGTTGTGCTTATGTGTGAGGAGCTTGAagcgcttatcattgtagccaatcacagtcatgtctgttgagcgcgtgaacagtatggccaatcagcgatgtttaaaaatcggctcaacagcgttcaaatgtgagcgggaaatggacgtttttaaaatttcagtaccgaaagtaccgaacccggtaccttttgacaatatatatatacagtgggtacggaaagtataatttttagtaagttcattttttttcctcattaatgtacacacagcaccccatattgacgaaaaaacagaattgttgacatttttgcagatttattaaaaaagaaaaactgaaatatcacatggtcctaagtattcagaccctttgctgtgacactcatatatttaactctggtgctgtccatttcttctgatcatccttgagatggttctacgccttcatttgagtccagctgtgtttgattatactgattggacttgattaggaaaaccacacacctgtctatgtaagaccttacagctcacagtgcatgtcagagcaaatgagaatcatgaggtcaaaggaactgcctgaagagctcagagacaaaattgtggcaaggcacagatctggccaaggttacaaaaaaaaaaattctgctgcacttaaggttcctaagagcacagtggcctccataatccttaaatggaagacgtttgggacgaccagaacccttcctagagctggccgtccagccaaactgagctatcgagggagaagagccttggtgagagaggtaaagaagaacccaaagatcactgtggctgagctccagagatgcagtcgggagatgggagaaagttgtagaaagtcaaccatcactgcagccctccaccagttggggctttatggcagagtggcctgatggaagcctctcctcagtgcaagacacatgaaagcctgcatggagtttgctaaaaaacacctgaaggactccaagatggtgagaaataagattttctcgtctgatgagaccaagatagaactttttggccttaattctaagcggtatgtgtggagaaaaccaggcactgctcatcacctgtccaatacagtcccaacagtgaagcatggtggtggcagcgtCATGCtctgggggtgtttttcagctgcagggacaggacgactggttgcaatggACCTTTATCACGCCGGAATTGAAGACCGGAAGCGCTTGTCGAAGCAGTGTATCAATTCTTCCGGTTATGTATATTTTCAATATGCTGTAATAACTAGTTGAATAAAAgcctgttaaaatgagcatctgcaGGATTAATTCAAAATCCggacattttcagagacaggcgaagagatattctgatgattaatgtgcacagaattttccaaactcaacgGAACTTGTAGTTTTAATCCAACTTACCGATCTGAGAAACCCATGACTCATAAACATTCGTGATTTCACCACACTGCGTCAGTgctgcagtgtgtgtgagacctgatgaataataatcagaatcaacatgtttatttatttgtattaaattttagtttttattctgtcatttttcattcacagtCATTTCACTGTGTAATTCACGTTTATGCCGAAATTCTTAATTAATACTCAAATCACGCTGTCAACACATTATACTGTCTAgattaattagctaaaatgttcaacattgttatttctttaaggcaACGCCCGCgcattcattcatctattttaataccgctcttacaaaaattaaccatggtatgtgtagtaaaactatggcaatacaaatggaaatcagtccgcggaaaaaataaaatataacatggttactacatttactatagtaaatccatggttaattttgtaagggtgtttatttaaaatgtattttaatgtaaacgggtataaaatatgatgagaaaaacattgttaatgagAACACTCATTTACTGCAGcaggttaaatttatttattaatcagaATGCACATCtgaaagagaaatatattaataggaaCATTTCAGCAGGTGATATGAGATGTAGGCGTAAACATCCTCAGTTTCGAAATGCATGCTCCACGTGAACGTGCTCCCGCATATTTTAGAAGGACCTTAATTCATCTCACACATCTCATCCGTGTTGTGTCAGGAAATTGTGAAAACTGAGGCAGTGTGTcattgtttagaataaaagcagccaaacacactgcagtaacaccggcgaaagaaaggaaagagaggaTTCTCCCATTAGTTTTCACTGCGTTGCGATGGGACCGGAAGTGGGGACACACTGTTTCGCTTACCGGATATAGGAAGTGAGATAAAGGTCCACTGAGGggaagatgaatgcggccaagtacagggatatcctggacgaaaaccttctccagagtgctcaggacctcagactgggccgaaggtttaccttccaacaagacaatgaccctaagcacacagctaaaataacgaaggagtggcttcacaacaactccgtgactgttcttgaatggcccagccagagccctgacttaaacccaaatGAGCATCTCTgaagagacctaaaaatggctgtccaccaacgtttaccatccaacctgacagaactggagaggatctgcaaggaggaatggcagaggatccccaaatccaggtgtgaaaaacttgttgcatctttcccaaaaagactcatggctgtattagatcaaaagggtgcttctactaaatactgagcgaagggtctgaatacttaggaccatgtgatatttcagtttttcttttttaataaatcaaaaatgtcaacaattctgtgtttttctgtcaatatggggtgctgtgtgtacattaatgaggaaaattaatgttaatgaagaaaaatgaacttaaatgattttagcaaatggctgcaatataacaaagagtgaaaaatttaaggaggtctgaatactttccatacccactgtgtatatatatatatagaacatAAAGAAACTACgaaattattttttccactATGAAATTTTAGTTAAGGAAAAATGACCGGAAAAGTGTACAGAATTCAAAAACTgtaagtgtttgtcatgttctgaccataaagagtagtttaaaaccacaattaactgtctggtttctacaactttcaaaGATCTGCCTTTAAACGACataaaaaatgtgacatttatcgTAATAATTATCGATATAtcgccatatcgcccagccctacctAAAAGTAAATCAACTGCGTAATGAGTCATGTGACTCATACACCATGAGGGGGCGACCCGCTCCATGTAGAATAAAACAGCCTTTTTAACAAGGTTGACGAACATAGAATCATCTCACATGAGTTTACATCCTAAACAAAGTTTCGCAAAGGTGTAttgccaaaaaataattttgaaaactaTCGAAAACTTAGGGGGGTTAAAGATTAATTTGTTCAACTATTGCTGAAATCAAACTTTACTTAGCCAAGTTAGTTTTCCTCCAGGTGAAATAACAGGTTATATGACTCAACGCCATATGTTTCTCACCATGACAGCGTTTTCGATTCGACTCGCAGTCTATATACTAAGTTTAAATAGTATACACACTCGGAACAAAGTAGGTAAGTAGGAACACGtgtaaaaccacaaaaaaaaatctcatttgaTATGATTTCTAGATGACTTACCGGACCGCTCTCACTAAGAAATACAAAACTCCGATTGCTGTGATCCCGATCAAAACATACAGAGCCCTGTTTATCATCGCGCCGTCCAGATTGAAGcccatttttgtgtgtgtaccgTTAGTGGTGGTATATTTGTGAGAGTCTCCTGTGCTGATGCTGATGCTGGAAGTGTTCTTAAGTGCGGGTGGTCCAGTAGTGTTAGACTTTTTGTCCGTGTCATCGGCGAAGGAAACAACCCACAAAGTCAAAACCAGTGGCAGAACTCTTAAATGTGTCATTGTAGCTTGAGTTCGTGATTTTTAAAGGCAAAAGAAGACCTACAGACAAATATGAAGTGGCTTTAACGACTAAATCCAGTTCCTCTTCCTGATTGAAGACGACAACACACGTAGTGTTACGGTAAATTGCGTCCTGAGGGGAACGAAGAACGAGATCAGGTTCCCATCTGAGAGCATGAGCGGATGTGTTCCTTTTCAGAAGTTAAAACATAATATCGTATTACTTTGAAAATATGGCTGTAGTGATAATTTTGATGTTTGAATCGTACTTTTCGCAAATACGTCAAACGGTAGCTACTTAAACTGCTCTGACCGCGTTGCGCGAGCGCTCTCACGTGTGTATTTGCGTTTGCGTAATGCATGTTTGTGATTTCTGTTAAAGCTTGACAGCTGTTCTTATTTATTGACATAGGAATGACATGACATGTCATGACACAGACTTgagtaaacaaatatttattgaagGCAAAAAGTACAACTAGGAATGCCATGAAGAACAAGATAAAGACTGAAAACAGTGTAATCCTGATTGTAACCATTTTAAATCGAACTTAATTTTGCATGATGATGGTCCATAGTTGTAATCAAAATATACATGTTTCAACGGATATAAAAACCCATAACTTTTAACATTGTGATACAAAAATAGTATTTACACCTCATCTGTCCACTATAAGAAAAAGCACTTTATAATCTAAGGCAGATGTTGTAtattgagggttttttttaatgtgcaagGATGCATAATCAGGTTTTATCCAGCCACTGTAAAGAatcaaatatgattttttttatatatccaAGGAGCATTTGGATTTCTTTAAAGCGCCACCTGTTTTTTAGATTGGTCCCACACAAATAGTAAAACATGTAAAGGGAAAAGAACATCAAACACAAAAcctaatgtaaaattaaaaatagtaaagtaACTTGAATCACTATAAAACATTGTCAGGAATATAATACAAGCAAGAAAGATCTGATTTTCGGTATATCATGTGGTCTGAGTGCCAAATTTAGGCCATCATACAGCCTTTTATAAAACTTTTGAAAGCTAATGCAGCTGAGTGTCACAAggatagactttttttttttttttttaaaaaggcacTTGTCagatttcaaaaacaaatgtttcttgaggagaATAATGGCCTGACTTATTTTACAGAGGTCACTAAATGCCATCGTGTCTGATATATCTGGCGGCTGTTTCCATCACACTCGTCTCTACAGAGAAGCGGACATGCATTTTGTCGTTTGTCGTGAGGCTAAAAGGTGTCAGGATGTCCCTTACGAGGGTACGTGGAGGAAAGGCTTTGGTATCAAGCTGTAGTGTACACACAGGTACaggaatacataaaatacatggGGCAATTAAGTAGAATAGCTTAAATAATCTACTATATCACACAATAACATAAAGCCCGACGCTAAACACCTACAGGACAAACAATAAACGGACAGCGGTTACCGGTCCGCTGACCACAGCCAACATGCAATGGCccacagtataaaaacaatacaaatctaGACAACACTATTAGATTTATACACAAACGATTGCATAAATTTAAAAGGAGGAAAATGCCTGTAAACATTCTATGTCTAAAGATACAGTATAAATGCTAAAGCTACAGGATATGATACGTAACACAGAGGCGCAGAGTTTTAGGCCTGTACCATCGGCCTAATGAAATTACCCATGTCTCATAGGAGTGCTTGGCCCTGAGGGCACAAAATGGACTGTAAACTACAGTTTAGTTGCAGATGTTTGACTGAGGTGCTGAAGCAGTAAGGCACAAATGGTACAAATGGAATCAAAGGCCTGTAGTGGTTCATCTCTGCTtctacagaaatcatttttacaagCCTTAAATAGGCAGAATGTGACAGATGGAGTGATGCATACGGTTAATGAACTTCTCTCATTAATAATACAGCTGTTCTAAAAccttgaaaaaatatatatatgtaaatatccaCTAAAAATGCCTCTTAAATAAAATTACGGAATGATGGAAGTGAGCTTTGTGATTAAGACTCGTTAAGGTTTAAAATGACTGGCCACTCCAGCCCTTTCTATACTGTATTTCTCTCAAATGATGGACTTTGAGAAGGAAACCCTAAGATGGTGGTTTTCTCCGAGATCATGGTTGTGGAACT
Proteins encoded in this region:
- the fam174c gene encoding protein FAM174C isoform X1, with the protein product MTHLRVLPLVLTLWVVSFADDTDKKSNTTGPPALKNTSSISISTGDSHKYTTTNGTHTKMGFNLDGAMINRALYVLIGITAIGVLYFLVRAVRLKKTGIQRKKYGLLSNYDDTMEMAHLESDEDDTTVYEAKSLRR
- the fam174c gene encoding protein FAM174C isoform X2; amino-acid sequence: MTHLRVLPLVLTLWVVSFADDTDKKSNTTGPPALKNTSSISISTGDSHKYTTTNGTHTKMGFNLDGAMINRALYVLIGITAIGVLYFLVRAVRLKKTGIQRKKYGLLSNYDDTMEMAHLESDEDDTTVYEAKSLRR